In one Lolium rigidum isolate FL_2022 chromosome 3, APGP_CSIRO_Lrig_0.1, whole genome shotgun sequence genomic region, the following are encoded:
- the LOC124700223 gene encoding phytanoyl-CoA dioxygenase 1-like: MPPAGSLTADQLSFFDANGYLVLESFSSAEEVRAMRDRMAELVEGYDGANSSVFSTKDHRQLKDDYFFKSAENISFFFEEKAFGDDGCLRQPKELSINKVGHALHEHDPVFKKFAFSENVSSLFSSLGYKRPAVIQSMYIFKQPGIGGEVVPHQDNTFLYTEPLSCTGLWLALQDATITNGCLWAIPGSHKNGLQRRMIRDENGTHFDRPSPLYDQKEFVPLEVKSGDFVVIHGDLVHQSFENNSPVSRHALSLHVVDMEGCKWSKDNWIQRTTAPEPLYVS; this comes from the exons atgccgccgGCCGGTAGCCTCACCGCCGACCAGCTCAGCTTCTTCGATGCCAACG GGTACCTGGTGCTGGAGTCGTTCTCGAGCGCGGAGGAGGTGCGGGCGATGCGGGACCGCATGGCCGAGCTCGTCGAGGGTTACGACGGCGCTAACTCCAGCGTCTTCTCCACCAAGGACCAT CGGCAGTTGAAGGATGACTACTTCTTTAAGAGCGCGGAGAATATATCTTTCTTCTTCGAGG AGAAGGCATTTGGAGACGATGGATGCTTGAGACAGCCAAAGGAACTTTCAATTAATAAAGTTGGACATG CATTACATGAACATGATCCTGTGTTCAAGAAGTTTGCTTTCTCGGAGAATGTTTCTAGCCTGTTCTCTTCGTTAGGGTACAAGAGACCTGCAGTTATTCAATCTATGTACATCTTTAAG CAACCAGGCATTGGTGGCGAGGTGGTGCCCCACCAGGATAATACGTTCCTTTATACAGAGCCTCTATCCTGCACAGGATTGTGGCTTGCACTTCAAGATGCGACCATAACCAATGGTTGCCTATGGGCAATCCCTGGGTCACATAAAA ATGgtctgcaaaggcgaatgatcagAGATGAAAATGGTACTCATTTTGATCGTCCCTCCCCGCTTTATGATCAGAAAGAGTTTGTACCACTGGAAGTAAAATCAGGTGACTTTGTTGTCATTCACGGCGATCTTGTACATCAGAG CTTTGAGAACAATTCCCCAGTGTCAAGACATGCACTGAGTTTACATGTAGTTGATATGGAAGGATGTAAATGGTCCAAAGACAACTG GATACAGAGGACAACTGCTCCTGAACctctttatgtgtcttag
- the LOC124700222 gene encoding phospholipase A2 homolog 3-like, producing the protein MARGSSGRRRLLAAVAGLLLVACAAVAPRSSALNVGLQSADTDGDGVSKQQACSRTCESDHCTTAPFLRYGKYCGILYSGCPGERPCDPLDACCMRHDYCVQAKNDYLSTQCNESLLECLAELRAGGGTFEGNKCMIDEVIDVITVVIEAAVVAGRVLHKP; encoded by the exons ATGGCACGCGGCAGCTCCGGGCGGCGGCGTCTGCTCGCGGCGGTggctgggctgctcctggtcgcctgcgccgccgtcgcgccgcgCTCGTCGGCGCTCAACGTCGGCCTCCAGTCCGCCGACaccgacggcgacggcgtg AGCAAGCAGCAGGCGTGCAGCCGTACGTGCGAGTCCGACCACTGCACGA CGGCGCCGTTCCTGCGGTACGGCAAGTACTGCGGCATCCTCTACAGCGGCTGCCCCGGCGAGCGCCCCTGCGACCCGCTCGACGCCTGCTGCATGCGCCACGACTACTGCGTGCAGGCAAAGA ATGATTACCTGAGCACGCAGTGCAACGAGAGCCTGCTGGAGTGCCTGGCGGAGCTGCGGGCGGGCGGGGGCACCTTCGAGGGCAACAAGTGCATGATCGACGAGGTCATCGACGTCATCACCGTCGTCATCgaggccgccgtcgtcgccggacGGGTCCTCCACAAGCCCTAG